A stretch of the Acyrthosiphon pisum isolate AL4f chromosome A2, pea_aphid_22Mar2018_4r6ur, whole genome shotgun sequence genome encodes the following:
- the LOC103309634 gene encoding LOW QUALITY PROTEIN: double-stranded RNA-binding protein Staufen homolog 2 (The sequence of the model RefSeq protein was modified relative to this genomic sequence to represent the inferred CDS: substituted 1 base at 1 genomic stop codon), with product MKRLVVIIHVLLAASSNGLVYKDLIDLEELTDIFDLSDCVKGYLMAGAIVLNSDRNAYSQLNSLLQNDYSAENSTSIDKDKTPMCLVNELARFNKIKHQYKLTNEQGPPHKKKFTVTLQLGNEEYNADAMSIKKAQHAAAALALSKTSYNQPQTKMKLKASGHYNNITPTVELNALAMKRGEQTVYTVVETPQYLPTPQPPNQFNNFRPEMYTHTRTTGPYNNFNNIVTRGGPRCMPYVPNFYNTRFNVSQVPPPNNYIKPEVKPVGIYKVKLQIGKHEFIGHGNTNQAARHDAALKALTQIKNERKKXKHQRTGDSKSVISQVYEVALKMKLPIKFEVLKEDGLPHMKTYITKCTVGTYNATGEGNGKKISKRRAAEKMLQTLKEANESLLEDDNSSPTLPLPTKNRYKMPRKKNKNLIKETKPNSENIEPVDVSYKTEDTDPVAKLYKIQATKKEKEPLYVLKEDIIHTNRKKEFIFEVSVGQNSALGKGPNKKDAKRNAAENLLVEMGYESELKRRSIKNNDLPLASHENKANIDSPRKNGRQIAPGVLLVSPETSITNKPSQGNDGVPLVSVASNMANDFSVINFQPTKQLDYFSQMLGFKVQYSEFPKGNHNDYLTLVSLSTMPPQICKGSGSTLENSRNAAALNAISSLVNLNIQTGQQAEPTQQGPVNGFSIQQNHYNSNPITRLS from the exons GCTATCTGATGGCTGGTGCAATAGTACTAAATTCAGATAGAAATGCATATTCACAATTGAATTCATTGTTACAAAATGATTATTCAGCTGAAAATAGTACATCTATTGATAAAGACAAAACCCCTATGTGTCTTGTAAATGAGTTAGCAAGATTTAATAAG ATCAAGCATCAATACAAGCTAACTAATGAACAAGGACcaccacacaaaaaaaaatttaccgttACTTTGCAGTTAGGTAATGAAGAATACAATGCAGATGCAATGAGTATTAAAAAAGCTCAACATGCTGCGGCTGCACTTGCTTTATCAAAAACTAGTTACAACCAACCACAAactaaaatgaaattaaaagcTTCTGGTCATTata ataatatcacTCCAACTGTAGAGCTAAATGCATTGGCAATGAAACGTGGAGAGCAAACAGTTTATACAGTGGTTGAAACACCTCAATATTTACCAACACCACAACCACCCAACCagtttaataatttcagacCTGAAATGTATACTCACACAAGAACAACGGGACCTTATAACAACttcaataatatagt TACTAGAGGCGGACCACGATGTATGCCATATGTACCAAATTTTTATAACACACGTTTCAATGTTTCGCag gttcctccgccaaataactatattaagcCTGAAGTCAAACCTGTAGGCATTTATAAGGTTAAGCTTCAAATTGGTAAACATGAGTTTATTGGTCATGGTAATACAAATCAAGCAGCAAGACATGATGCTGCATTAAAAGCcttaacacaaattaaaaatgaaagaaaaaaatgaaaacatcaaagaa cgGGTGATTCAAAATCAGTGATTTCACAAGTTTATGAAGTAGCTCTCAAAATGAAGTTACCTATCaaatttgaagttttaaaaGAAGATGGACTACCACACATGAAAACTTATATTACTAAATGTACAGTCGGAACTTACAATGCCACTGGTGAAGGGAAtggaaaaaaa ATTTCAAAACGACGAGCTGCAGAAAAAATGCTTCAAACTTTGAAAGAAGCAAATGAATCTCTTTTAGAAGATGATAATAGTTCTCCAACACTACCATTACCAACAAAAAATCGTTATAAGATGCccaggaaaaaaaataagaatctaATCAAAGAAACAAAACCAAACTCGGAAAACATAGAACCTGTGGATGTTAGTTATAAAACGGAGGATACTGATCCAGTTgctaaactttataaaatacaggcaacaaaaaaagaaaaagaaccATTATATGTTCTTAAGGAAGATATCATACACACAAATCGcaaaaaagaatttatttttgaa GTTTCAGTTGGACAAAATTCTGCATTGGGCAAAGGACCTAATAAGAAAGATGCTAAACGTAATGCAGCTGAAAATCTATTAGTGGAAATGGGTTACGAAAGTGAACTTAAAAGacgttctattaaaaataatgatttacctTTG GCAAGTCATGAAAATAAAGCAAATATTGACAGTCCGAGAAAAAATGGACGGCAAATTGCTCCTGGTGTTTTACTTGTATCACCTGAAACATCAATAACCAATAAACCTAGTCAAGGAAATGATGGAGTTCCTTTGGTGTCAGTCGCTAGTAACATGGCCAATGATTTCTCAGTTATTAATTTTCAGCCAACTAAACAGTTGGATTACTTTTCACAAATGTTAGGTTTTAAAGTGCAGTATTCCGAGTTCCCAAAg GGGAACCATAACGATTACCTGACATTAGTATCTCTTTCGACAATGCCCCCACAGATCTGCAAAGGATCTGGTTCTACTTTAGAAAATTCTCGTAACGCT GCTGCATTGAATGCCATCAGTTCCTTGGTAAATCTTAATATACAAACAGGTCAGCAAGCAGAACCAACACAACAAGGACCTGTGAATGGATTTTCTATTCAgcaaaatcattataatagtaatcCTATAACTAGGCTTAGTTAA